Proteins from a single region of Oenanthe melanoleuca isolate GR-GAL-2019-014 chromosome 12, OMel1.0, whole genome shotgun sequence:
- the IP6K1 gene encoding inositol hexakisphosphate kinase 1 isoform X2, which yields MCVCQTMEVGKYGKNATRSGDRGVLLEPFIHQVGGHSSMMRYDDHTVCKPLITREQRFYESLPPEMKEFTPEYKGVVSVCFEGDSDGYINLVAYPYVENEAVEQDDLPERDQPRRKHSRRSLHRSSSGTEHKEEKPGLASDSTESIQEMKSPRVDLHIHSDVPFQMLDGNSGLSSEKISYNPWSLRCHKQQLSRMRSESKDRKLYKFLLLENVVHHFKLPCVLDLKMGTRQHGDDASEEKAARQMKKCEQSTSATLGVRVCGMQVYQLDTGHYLCRNKYYGRGLSIEGFRNALYQYLHNGIELRKDLFEPVLAKLRSLKAVLERQASYRFYSSSLLIIYDGKDSRAGPLAERRPEARLKGSVPESLQDGGGSEPGSAQPKVDVRMIDFAHSTFKGFRDDPTVHDGPDMGYVFGLESLINIMEQMREENQ from the exons ATGTGTGTTTGTCAAACCATGGAAGTGGGCAAGTATGGCAAGAATGCCACTCGATCTGGAGACCGGGGGGTCCTGCTGGAGCCTTTCATTCACCAGGTGGGCGGGCACAGCAGCATGATGCGCTACGACGACCACACTGTCTGCAAGCCCCTCATCACCAGGGAGCAGCGCTTCTACGAGTCCCTGCCCCCAGAAATGAAGGAGTTCACACCTGAGTACAAAG GTGTGGTATCTGTCTGTTTTGAGGGAGACAGTGATGGCTACATTAACCTGGTGGCCTATCCCTATGTGGAGAACgaggctgtggagcaggatGATCTGCCAGAGAGGGACCAGCCGCGGCGCAAGCACTCGCGCCGGAGCCTGCACAGGTCAAGCAGTGGCACCGAGCACAAGGAGGAGAAGCCTGGCCTGGCCAGTGACAGCACTGAAAG catccaggaAATGAAGAGTCCCCGGGTGGACTTGCACATCCACTCAGATGTTCCATTTCAGATGTTGGATGGGAACAGCGGCCTGAGCTCCGAGAAGATCAGCTACAACCCCTGGAGCCTGCGctgccacaagcagcagctgagccgCATGCGCTCCGAGTCCAAGGACCGCAAGCTCTACA AGTTCCTGTTGCTGGAGAACGTGGTGCATCACTTCAAGCTTCCCTGCGTGCTTGATCTGAAGATGGGGACCAGACAGCACGGAGATGATGCCTCTGAGGAGAAGGCTGCTCGGCAGATGAAGAAGTGTGAACAGAGCACTTCTGCCACCTTGGGTGTGCGTGTGTGTGGGATGCAG GTCTATCAGCTGGACACAGGGCATTACTTATGCAGGAATAAATACTATGGGCGCGGCCTTTCCATCGAAGGCTTCCGCAACGCCCTCTACCAGTATCTGCACAACGGCATCGAGCTGCGCAAGGACCTCTTTGAGCCTGTCCTGGCCAAACTGCGCAGCCTGAAGGCGGTTTTGGAGAGACAGGCCTCCTACCGCTTCTACTCCAGCTCGCTGCTGATCATCTACGACGGCAAGGACAGCCGGGCGGGGCCGCTGGCGGAGCGCCGGCCGGAGGCGCGCCTGAAGGGCTCCGTCCCCGAGAGCCTCCAGGACGGCGGCGGCTCGGAGCCCGGCTCGGCACAGCCCAAGGTGGACGTGCGCATGATTGACTTTGCACACAGCACCTTCAAAGGCTTCCGCGACGACCCCACCGTGCACGACGGGCCCGACATGGGCTACGTGTTCGGGCTGGAAAGCCTCATCAACATCATGGAACAGATGCGAGAGGAAAACCAGTAG
- the AMIGO3 gene encoding amphoterin-induced protein 3: protein MLGRAKPEWGKRRETAADFFSRLTELCRRAVERFLPATMSSPVPGDPLWPRVAKLLLLLLQLSAPRASPQPPRCPAACICTSDLLSCSRQTLQRVPQALPPTTTTLDLSHNALTQLHDRWLAALPHLETLHISHNQIRDLSPRAFHNASFLRHLDMSSNHLHAVERHYFEALVSLEELLLYNNRIARVDENAFAKLSGLRKVYLSWNNLTTFPFHAVQGLGIYNLRTLDLSSNNLSSIPVEVLAALPENIGNGLYLHNNPIRCSCPLYLMLQRWNQRGFSSVKDFSEEHTCKVSDNVPRSLIKFLKHSRMFENCSASTEDAHLSHLEVTVGQPILLTCNTSNTSLPHAAATYMWITPQHEPIRHPGNGNRSLEVYGNGSLRIAAAKPWLSGVYVGLAMNSPYNFSRMCEFNVTVLYPKAAGETFSTGLTTLLGCIVSLVLVIIYLYLTPCRCLGCCRKPVPLSPPQECSAQSSILSTTPPATDAPNRKASANKHVVFLEPIRETQNGKIRLALGEDFPDPKHPKVLQLKSDSESISSVFSDTPIVS, encoded by the coding sequence ATGCTTGGTAGAGCCAAGCCAGAGTGGGGGAAGAGACGAGAGACGGCGGCAGATTTTTTCTCGCGTCTCACCGAGCTGTGCCGCCGGGCTGTAGAGAGGTTCCTGCCCGCCACAATGTCCTCACCGGTGCCCGGGGACCCGCTCTGGCCGCGGGTGGCGAAgctgttgctgttgctgctccagctgagcgCCCCTCGAGCCTCCCCGCAGCCTCCCCGCTGCCCCGCCGCCTGCATCTGCACCTCCgacctgctgagctgcagccgGCAGACGCTGCAGCGGGTGCCCCAGGCACTGCCGCCCACCACCACCACGCTGGACCTCAGCCACAATGCCCTCACCCAGCTCCACGACCGCTGGCTGGCCGCCCTCCCGCACCTCGAGACCCTTCACATCAGCCACAACCAGATTCGGGACCTTTCTCCGCGGGCTTTCCACAATGCCTCCTTCCTGCGGCACCTGGACATGTCCTCCAACCACCTGCACGCCGTGGAGAGGCACTACTTCGAGGCGCTGGtgagcctggaggagctgctgctctacAACAACCGCATCGCGCGCGTGGATGAAAACGCTTTTGCCAAGCTGAGCGGTCTGCGGAAAGTCTACCTGAGCTGGAACAACCTGACCACCTTCCCCTTCCACGCggtgcaggggctgggaatcTACAACCTCCGCACGCTGGACCTCTCCTCCAACAACCTGAGCAGCATCCCCGTggaggtgctggcagctcttCCCGAAAACATCGGCAATGGCCTGTACCTGCACAACAACCCCATCAGGTGCAGCTGCCCTCTCTACCTGATGCTTCAGCGCTGGAATCAGCGAGGTTTCAGCTCCGTGAAAGATTTTTCTGAGGAACACACCTGCAAGGTGTCTGACAACGTGCCCCGGTCCCTGATCAAGTTCCTCAAACACAGCCGCATGTTTGAAAACTGCTCGGCAAGCACTGAAGATGCGCACCTCTCACACCTGGAGGTGACGGTGGGCCAGCCCATCCTGCTCACCTGTAACACCAGTAACACCAGCCTGCCCCACGCAGCCGCCACCTACATGTGGATCACCCCTCAGCACGAGCCCATCCGACACCCAGGGAACGGCAATCGCTCCCTGGAAGTCTATGGCAATGGCAGCCTGAGGATCGCCGCAGCCAAGCCCTGGCTCTCGGGGGTCTACGTAGGCTTGGCCATGAACAGCCCCTACAACTTCAGCAGGATGTGCGAGTTCAACGTGACCGTCCTCTACCCCAAGGCAGCTGGGGAGACCTTCAGCACAGGCCTCACgaccctgctgggctgcattGTGAGCCTGGTGCTGGTGATCATCTACTTGTACCTCACACCGTGCcgctgcctgggctgctgcaggaagccaGTCCCGCTGAGCCCCCCGCAGGAGTGCAGCGCCCAGTCCTCCATCCTCAGCACCACTCCCCCCGCCACCGACGCGCCGAACCGCAAGGCCAGCGCCAACAAACACGTTGTGTTCCTCGAGCCCATCAGGGAGACACAGAACGGCAAGATCCGCCTGGCCCTCGGCGAGGACTTCCCCGACCCCAAGCACCCCAAGGTCCTGCAGCTCAAGTCAGACTCAGAGTCCATCAGCTCTGTCTTTTCTGATACCCCCATTGTGTCCTAg
- the IP6K1 gene encoding inositol hexakisphosphate kinase 1 isoform X1, giving the protein MCVCQTMEVGKYGKNATRSGDRGVLLEPFIHQVGGHSSMMRYDDHTVCKPLITREQRFYESLPPEMKEFTPEYKGVVSVCFEGDSDGYINLVAYPYVENEAVEQDDLPERDQPRRKHSRRSLHRSSSGTEHKEEKPGLASDSTESSIQEMKSPRVDLHIHSDVPFQMLDGNSGLSSEKISYNPWSLRCHKQQLSRMRSESKDRKLYKFLLLENVVHHFKLPCVLDLKMGTRQHGDDASEEKAARQMKKCEQSTSATLGVRVCGMQVYQLDTGHYLCRNKYYGRGLSIEGFRNALYQYLHNGIELRKDLFEPVLAKLRSLKAVLERQASYRFYSSSLLIIYDGKDSRAGPLAERRPEARLKGSVPESLQDGGGSEPGSAQPKVDVRMIDFAHSTFKGFRDDPTVHDGPDMGYVFGLESLINIMEQMREENQ; this is encoded by the exons ATGTGTGTTTGTCAAACCATGGAAGTGGGCAAGTATGGCAAGAATGCCACTCGATCTGGAGACCGGGGGGTCCTGCTGGAGCCTTTCATTCACCAGGTGGGCGGGCACAGCAGCATGATGCGCTACGACGACCACACTGTCTGCAAGCCCCTCATCACCAGGGAGCAGCGCTTCTACGAGTCCCTGCCCCCAGAAATGAAGGAGTTCACACCTGAGTACAAAG GTGTGGTATCTGTCTGTTTTGAGGGAGACAGTGATGGCTACATTAACCTGGTGGCCTATCCCTATGTGGAGAACgaggctgtggagcaggatGATCTGCCAGAGAGGGACCAGCCGCGGCGCAAGCACTCGCGCCGGAGCCTGCACAGGTCAAGCAGTGGCACCGAGCACAAGGAGGAGAAGCCTGGCCTGGCCAGTGACAGCACTGAAAG cagcatccaggaAATGAAGAGTCCCCGGGTGGACTTGCACATCCACTCAGATGTTCCATTTCAGATGTTGGATGGGAACAGCGGCCTGAGCTCCGAGAAGATCAGCTACAACCCCTGGAGCCTGCGctgccacaagcagcagctgagccgCATGCGCTCCGAGTCCAAGGACCGCAAGCTCTACA AGTTCCTGTTGCTGGAGAACGTGGTGCATCACTTCAAGCTTCCCTGCGTGCTTGATCTGAAGATGGGGACCAGACAGCACGGAGATGATGCCTCTGAGGAGAAGGCTGCTCGGCAGATGAAGAAGTGTGAACAGAGCACTTCTGCCACCTTGGGTGTGCGTGTGTGTGGGATGCAG GTCTATCAGCTGGACACAGGGCATTACTTATGCAGGAATAAATACTATGGGCGCGGCCTTTCCATCGAAGGCTTCCGCAACGCCCTCTACCAGTATCTGCACAACGGCATCGAGCTGCGCAAGGACCTCTTTGAGCCTGTCCTGGCCAAACTGCGCAGCCTGAAGGCGGTTTTGGAGAGACAGGCCTCCTACCGCTTCTACTCCAGCTCGCTGCTGATCATCTACGACGGCAAGGACAGCCGGGCGGGGCCGCTGGCGGAGCGCCGGCCGGAGGCGCGCCTGAAGGGCTCCGTCCCCGAGAGCCTCCAGGACGGCGGCGGCTCGGAGCCCGGCTCGGCACAGCCCAAGGTGGACGTGCGCATGATTGACTTTGCACACAGCACCTTCAAAGGCTTCCGCGACGACCCCACCGTGCACGACGGGCCCGACATGGGCTACGTGTTCGGGCTGGAAAGCCTCATCAACATCATGGAACAGATGCGAGAGGAAAACCAGTAG
- the GMPPB gene encoding mannose-1-phosphate guanyltransferase beta, giving the protein MRALILVGGFGTRLRPLTLSRPKPLVEFCNKAVLLHQLEALRQAGVSHVVLAVSYMSDALEAAMREQEQRLGIRISMSHEKEPLGTAGPLALARDLLAEDGEPFFVLNSDVICEFPFAALARFHRQHGGEGSLVVTRVEEPAKYGVVVCEADTGRICRFVEKPRVFVSNKINAGLYIFSPGILQRIQLRPTSIEKEIFPAMAQDGQLYAMELQGFWMDIGQPKDFLTGMCMYLQALRAQHPEKLHSGPGVVGNVLVDPSAKIGANCIIGPNVTIGAGVVVEDGVRIKRCTVLEGARIRSHSWLESCIVGWSCSVGQWVRMENVTVLGEDVIVNDELYLNGANVLPHKSIAESVPEPRIIM; this is encoded by the exons ATGCGGGCGCTGATCCTGGTTGGCGGCTTCGGGACGCGGCTGCGGCCGCTGACCCTGAGCCGGCCGAAGCCGCTGGTGGAGTTCTGCAACAAGGCGGTGCTGCTCCACCAGCTGGAAGCTCTCCGGCAG GCGGGCGTCAGCCATGTGGTGCTGGCGGTGAGCTACATGTCGGACGCGCTGGAGGCCGCCATGCGGGAGCAGGAACAACGG CTCGGCATCCGCATTTCCATGTCCCACGAGAAGGAGCCGCTAGGCACAG CGGGGCCTCTGGCGCTGGCGCGGGACCTGCTGGCCGAGGACGGGGAGCCCTTCTTTGTCCTCAACAGCGACGTGATCTGCGAGTTCCCCTTCGCGGCGCTGGCCCGTTTCCACCGGCAGCACGGCGGCGAGGGCTCTCTGGTGGTGACCCGCGTGGAGGAGCCGGCCAAGTACGGCGTGGTGGTGTGCGAGGCTGACACCGGCCGCATCTGCCGCTTCGTGGAGAAGCCGCGCGTCTTTGTGTCCAACAAGATCAATGCTGGGCTCTACATCTTTAGCCCTGGCATCTTGCAACGGATCCAG CTGCGCCCCACCTCCATCGAGAAGGAGATCttcccagccatggcacaggaCGGGCAGCTCTACGCCATGGAGCTACAGG GCTTCTGGATGGACATTGGGCAGCCAAAGGACTTCCTTACGGGCATGTGCATGTACCTGCAGGCACTGCGGGCTCAGCACCCCGAGAAGCTGCACTCGGGGCCAGGTGTCGTAGGGAATGTGCTGGTG GATCCCAGTGCCAAGATTGGGGCAAACTGCATCATCGGCCCCAACGTGACGATCGGGGCCGGCGTGGTGGTGGAGGATGGGGTGCGCATCAAGCGCTGCACTGTGCTGGAAGGGGCCCGCATCCGCTCCCATTCCTGGCTGGAGTCCTGCATcgtgggctggagctgctctgtggggcaGTGG GTGCGCATGGAGAACGTGACTGTGCTGGGCGAGGACGTCATCGTCAACGACGAGCTCTACCTCAACGGGGCCAACGTGCTGCCACACAAATCCATCGCCGAGTCCGTGCCAGAGCCACGCATCATCATGTAG